In Raphanus sativus cultivar WK10039 chromosome 5, ASM80110v3, whole genome shotgun sequence, the following proteins share a genomic window:
- the LOC108832230 gene encoding uncharacterized protein LOC108832230, with product MEPRHPVARKLQRKPLGDCTNTISRTRTTQRQSSSSSSSVKFANPSLTSSLKRLVHQTSLKEKKHNDVVVVDDSKSRPVTAPKPLSTSVRAVTRRISADLRFPAAAPSRHSPKPKDVDESEAAPALARAVTRRVSTTDLDSPAVSAPPRRQNSRSGEGVGGGGDKEVAEPYSVYTARRKAASGRKRSNDAASSSSALVISSPGKKRRQANENTVKPSKVAPIKRQRTTKREEDNVAHGVSQDYIEKQRAYFAEIDAFELAEEEVSSSDLD from the exons ATGGAACCCCGTCACCCCGTCGCACGAAAACTACAGAGAAAACCCCTCGGAGACTGCACCAACACCATCTCCCGAACCAGAACCACCCAACGAcagtcatcttcttcttcctcctccgtcAAATTCGCGAATCCGAGCCTCACTTCTTCTCTCAAGAGGTTAGTACATCAGACCTCTCTCAAGGAGAAGAAACACAACGACGTCGTCGTCGTCGATGACTCGAAATCTCGCCCCGTAACCGCTCCCAAGCCTCTTTCCACGAGCGTAAGGGCGGTAACTCGCCGTATCTCCGCCGATCTCCGTTTTCCGGCCGCCGCGCCTTCTCGTCATTCTCCGAAACCCAAAGATGTCGACGAATCGGAGGCTGCTCCCGCGCTCGCGAGGGCCGTGACTCGCCGCGTGTCTACCACCGATCTGGATTCTCCGGCGGTCTCCGCGCCTCCTCGTCGCCAAAACTCGCGCTCCGGCGAGG gcgttggtggtggtggtgacaaGGAGGTTGCTGAGCCTTACTCTGTTTACACGGCTAGAAGGAAGGCTGCTTCTGGGAGGAAAAGGAGTAACGACGCAGCTTCCTCCTCTAGTGCACTGGTGATATCAAGCCCTGG GAAGAAAAGACGTCAAGCAAATGAAAACACAGTCAAGCCCTCGAAAGTGGCTCCCATAAAG AGGCAGCGAACAACAAAGCGTGAGGAAGATAATGTGGCTCATGGAGTTTCTCAGGACTATATCGAGAAGCAGAGAGCTTACTTCGCAGAGATCGATGCATTTGAGCTGGCAGAAGAAGAGGTATCTAGTAGCGACTTAGACTAA
- the LOC108832229 gene encoding uncharacterized protein LOC108832229 yields MTWSMRIKKMMKKIDPPTTAEPLYHSCGSQGQAHQNTTTFPIALLLSLSRRLRRITHPRLCRRQRDRRHRPRRGSNSSKKTTNHVSSGPSNSWSSTSTSSSSSLSSSPPHSSRKPVSHGNKSQVMYASYKDHELASSPTSTLCYSNGGRKGFSSSMGSMKRALFSGSRHGSGEVNKA; encoded by the exons ATGACATGGAGTATGAGGatcaagaagatgatgaagaagatagaTCCTCCTACTACGGCGGAGCCTCTATACCATTCATGTGGGAGTCAAGGCCAGGCACACCAAAACACAACCACTTTCCCGATTGCTCTTTTGCTCAGCCTCTCACGCCGCCTCCGTCGTATTACTCATCCGAGGTTATGTCGACGCCAAAGAGACAGACGTCACAGACCAAG GAGGGGCAGTAACAGTAGCAAGAAGACGACCAACCATGTCTCTTCAGGGCCATCGAATTCGTGGTCGTCTACGTCTacgtcttcttcatcttccctTTCCTCCTCGCCGCCACATTCTTCGAGAAAACCAGTGAGTCATGGTAACAAATCACAGGTTATGTACGCTAGTTACAAAGATCACGAGCTTGCGTCGTCGCCGACCTCGACTCTGTGTTACTCCAATGGTGGAAGAAAAGGGTTTAGTTCATCAATGGGGAGTATGAAGAGAGCTCTGTTCTCTGGTTCTAGACATGGATCCGGCGAGGTGAACAAAGCTTGA
- the LOC108832228 gene encoding LOW QUALITY PROTEIN: WEB family protein At3g56270 (The sequence of the model RefSeq protein was modified relative to this genomic sequence to represent the inferred CDS: deleted 1 base in 1 codon), with amino-acid sequence MTERRLQKNSAAEEIPGTPRIRDVRIVFGSEVTGLCGRGSSRVPFKLKDNYDGVGDFDLKKMEENAAKLEKDLIMKELETLDFLEALGSTKKIVKDLKLELQQQQPVKCMESPEHLRSQIKEMNHGERCHRSLLKSPDMVFTELKQASMNLGKTMDDLSMIRSYVESLNMKTVEHKDFIGVASLAEELNSLRSKHDDEERFITKNVYVNPQCEQVKMVVETNDNKQSSACLKTAKMRLVAARKMEEAARAAEALAIAEMTILCTNKDEFCFPELPPRSPLTLKEQMQEDISIEIMRKLEEANEEVKQSQRALEAALNRVEIANVKQLEAEDAVRQWNIESWKDQKAIRAKRSMKGDDNIPRRSFLSHVNQHEPLDDLPKPMLKRNVSVGSGLNRKQPALNIDEKQSRRKFRFIHHTVPEQTE; translated from the exons ATGACGGAGAGGAGGCTTCAGAAGAATTCTGCGGCGGAGGAAATTCCCGGTACACCGAGAATCCGGGATGTGAGAATCGTATTCGGATCGGAGGTAACCGGATTATGTGGTCGCGGGTCTTCTCGGGTTCCATTCAAACTCAAAGACAATTAC GACGGTGTGGGAGACTTTGACCTCAAGAAAATGGAGGAAAATGCAGCAAAGCTTGAGAAGGATCTGATTATGAAAGAGTTAGAAACTCTAGATTTTCTAGAAGCTCTTGGATCAACG AAAAAGATTGTTAAAGACTTGAAGCTGGAGCTGCAACAGCAACAACCCGTGAAATGCATGGAAAGCCCTGAACATCTTCGTTCACAAATTAAAGAGATGAACCATGGTGAACGTTGCCACCGTAGTCTCTTGAAGTCTCCAGATATGGTCTTCACGGAACTAAAGCAAGCCAGTATGAATCTTGGTAAAACAATGGACGATCTTTCTATGATCCGATCCTACGTTGAATCTTTGAATATGAAGACGGTGGAACATAAAGATTTTATTGGAGTGGCGTCTCTAGCTGAGGAGCTTAACAGTTTGAGGTCAAAGCATGATGATGAAGAGAGATTCATTACCAAGAATGTATACGTGAACCCGCAATGCGAACAAGTTAAGATGGTTGTTGAAACCAATGATAACAAACAGAGCAGTGCATGTCTGAAAACCGCAAAAATGAGATTAGTTGCTGCAAGAAAAATGGAGGAAGCAGCTAGAGCAGCGGAAGCACTTGCCATTGCTGAAATGACAATACTATGCACCAATAAAGACGAGTTTTGCTTCCCGGAGCTACCACCAAGGTCACCTTTAACACTCAAAGAACAAATGCAAGAAGACATATCCATTGAGATCATGAGGAAGTTGGAGGAAGCTAACGAAGAAGTTAAACAAAGTCAACGAGCCTTAGAAGCTGCGTTAAACCGGGTAGAAATTGCTAATGTGAAGCAGCTTGAAGCAGAAGATGCGGTTCGCCAGTGGAACATCGAGTCATGGAAAGATCAGAAAGCTATTAGAGCAAAGCGGTCGATGAAAGGTGATGATAACATTCCTCGACGCTCCTTCTTGAGCCATGTGAACCAGCACGAGCCGCTTGACGATCTCCCTAAGCCAATGCTAAAACGTAATGTTTCAGTGGGCAGTGGCCTAAACCGGAAACAACCTGCCCTTAACATTGATGAGAAACAGTCGAGGAGAAAGTTTAGATTCATTCACCACACGGTTCCTGAACAGACAGAGTAA
- the LOC108833625 gene encoding uncharacterized protein LOC108833625 has product MGLRALPLQHSGGFISTTKVPISRTSTRISQKPRWVVVSAKQEKDEEKKKEDETSLFTRLTDALDFAQVRSEKDAELLYEAREATKSGGKMNKEQYGALRRKIGGTYKDFFKSYVEVDGEYVEEGWVDKTCKVCKKDTKGEARQVDRSGRYVHVSCLQNPSKPSGNFFTRLFSK; this is encoded by the exons ATGGGTCTAAGAGCACTCCCTCTTCAACACAGCGGTGGGTTCATCTCCACAACCAAAGTCCCGATCTCAAGAACCTCGACAAGAATAAGCCAGAAACCTAGATGGGTCGTCGTGTCAGCAAAGCAAgagaaagatgaagagaagaagaaggaagacgAGACTTCATTGTTTACTAGACTAACCGATGCGTTGGATTTCGCACAGGTTCGGTCGGAGAAAGACGCTGAGCTTCTCTACGAGGCCCGTGAAGCCACCAAATCCGGTGGCAAGATGAACAAAGAACAG TATGGGGCATTGAGAAGAAAAATAGGAGGAACATACAAGGACTTCTTTAAATCATACGTTGAAG TGGATGGAGAATATGTGGAGGAAGGATGGGTCGACAAAACGTGTAAGGTATGCAAAAAGGACACCAAGGGTGAGGCAAGACAAGTGGACAGGTCAGGGAGATATGTTCATGTCTCATGTCTTCAGAATCCTTCAAAACCTTCTGGAAATTTCTTCACCAGACTCTTCTCTAAATGA